The Lepeophtheirus salmonis chromosome 1, UVic_Lsal_1.4, whole genome shotgun sequence genome has a segment encoding these proteins:
- the LOC121118043 gene encoding serine protease 33 isoform X1: MFRLYFTYLSVLLSLPMIVPSHDNSGYSFRSPSGQEYIGSSYYEQPYHHDYISSYNSDYDEGPPEVRDGSSESSSVPKHCWYKGHKFECGLSITCAFSGSEPMDLCNGGMVWSCCVPRELTQFLEDERLIYNRSADSSAYFSNRPQQASYYNDIIYPTPSSHGDHLEDDPHYNLNDEFGLTQRPSRPARPSRTEFHRPLHSSTTSHNVYKNEVSSHQRGYEPSCGEVHTSSYRIVGGEDSSYGSHPWQAAIIKQTYLTKRISCGGALISKRFVLTAGHCVHTKGGQRMKIRLGEWNVRSQSEPSPHEDIDIEHRYIHPDYTPKDFRNDIALVRLARDVEFKENILPACLPTYGESFIGRYAKVIGWGRTQHGLSKTPSILQEVSVRVIAPDVCQQWFRQANRKETIYGNNFICAGYEEGGRDSCQGDSGGPLVTVIDGRHVLIGVVSWGIGCARPHLPGVYTNIANYVDWVYEVIR; encoded by the exons atgttCAGACTTTATTTCACTTACCTCTCAGTACTCTTGAGTCTCCCAATGATTGTTCCTTCACACGATAATTCAGGTTATAGTTTTCGTTCACCCTCAGGACAAGAGTACATTGGTAGCAGTTACTACGAACAACCATATCATCACGACTATATATCTTCTTACAATTCTGATTACGATGAAGGACCTCCAGAAGTGAGGGATGGATCCTCAGAATCTAGTTCGG TTCCTAAGCACTGCTGGTATAAGGGACACAAATTTGAATGTGGTCTGAGTATAACATGTGCATTTAGTGGAAGTGAGCCGATGGATTTGTGTAATGGTGGTATGGTGTGGAGTTGTTGTGTTCCAAGAGAGCTTACTCAATTTTTGGAAGATGAAAGATTGATTTATAATCGGA GTGCTGATAGTTCCGCATATTTCTCAAATAGACCTCAACAGGCATCCTACTACAATGATATTATATATCCAACACCATCATCTCATGGAGACCATTTAGAGGATGATCCTCATTATAACTTGAATGATGAGTTTGGTTTAACTCAACGCCCCTCTCGTCCTGCTCGTCCATCACGAACAGAATTTCATAGGCCACTTCATTCCTCCACGACGAGTCATAATGTCTATAAGAATGAGGTGTCCTCTCATCAACGAGGTTACGAACCAT CATGTGGCGAAGTTCATACGAGTAGCTATCGGATAGTTGGAGGGGAGGACTCATCCTATGGGAGTCATCCTTGGCAAGCAGCTATAATAAAGCAAACTTACTTGACAAAACGTATATCTTGTGGTGGTGCACTGATTTCTAAAAG gTTTGTACTAACTGCAGGACATTGCGTGCATACTAAAGGTGGACAAAGAATGAAAATTCGTTTAGGTGAATGGAACGTTCGTTCTCAAAGTGAACCATCACCTCATGAGGACATTGATATTGAACATCGTTAT ATTCATCCAGATTATACTCCGAAGGATTTTCGAAATGATATTGCTTTAGTTCGATTAGCAAGAGATGTGgagtttaaagaaaatatccttCCA gcTTGTCTACCAACATATGGTGAATCATTTATTGGGAGATACGCTAAGGTTATTGGTTGGGGAAGAACTCAACATG GCCTAAGCAAAACTCCGTCAATTCTACAGGAAGTAAGTGTTCGAGTGATAGCACCAGATGTATGTCAGCAATGGTTTCGACAAGCTAATAGAAAAGAGACCATTTATGGTAACAATTTCATTTGTGCTGGTTATGAAGAGGGAGGTAGAGACTCATGTCAAGGGGATTCTGGTGGCCCATTAGTAACTGTTATAGATGGACGACATGTTCTTATAGGAGTGGTGTCATGGGGAATTGGATGCGCAAGACCTCATCTTCCAGGCGTGTACACCAACATTGCAAACTATGTAGACTGGGTCTATGAAGTAATTCGATAA
- the LOC121118043 gene encoding trypsin-1 isoform X2 encodes MFRLYFTYLSVLLSLPMIVPSHDNSGYSFRSPSGQEYIGSSYYEQPYHHDYISSYNSDYDEGPPEVRDGSSESSSGADSSAYFSNRPQQASYYNDIIYPTPSSHGDHLEDDPHYNLNDEFGLTQRPSRPARPSRTEFHRPLHSSTTSHNVYKNEVSSHQRGYEPSCGEVHTSSYRIVGGEDSSYGSHPWQAAIIKQTYLTKRISCGGALISKRFVLTAGHCVHTKGGQRMKIRLGEWNVRSQSEPSPHEDIDIEHRYIHPDYTPKDFRNDIALVRLARDVEFKENILPACLPTYGESFIGRYAKVIGWGRTQHGLSKTPSILQEVSVRVIAPDVCQQWFRQANRKETIYGNNFICAGYEEGGRDSCQGDSGGPLVTVIDGRHVLIGVVSWGIGCARPHLPGVYTNIANYVDWVYEVIR; translated from the exons atgttCAGACTTTATTTCACTTACCTCTCAGTACTCTTGAGTCTCCCAATGATTGTTCCTTCACACGATAATTCAGGTTATAGTTTTCGTTCACCCTCAGGACAAGAGTACATTGGTAGCAGTTACTACGAACAACCATATCATCACGACTATATATCTTCTTACAATTCTGATTACGATGAAGGACCTCCAGAAGTGAGGGATGGATCCTCAGAATCTAGTTCGG GTGCTGATAGTTCCGCATATTTCTCAAATAGACCTCAACAGGCATCCTACTACAATGATATTATATATCCAACACCATCATCTCATGGAGACCATTTAGAGGATGATCCTCATTATAACTTGAATGATGAGTTTGGTTTAACTCAACGCCCCTCTCGTCCTGCTCGTCCATCACGAACAGAATTTCATAGGCCACTTCATTCCTCCACGACGAGTCATAATGTCTATAAGAATGAGGTGTCCTCTCATCAACGAGGTTACGAACCAT CATGTGGCGAAGTTCATACGAGTAGCTATCGGATAGTTGGAGGGGAGGACTCATCCTATGGGAGTCATCCTTGGCAAGCAGCTATAATAAAGCAAACTTACTTGACAAAACGTATATCTTGTGGTGGTGCACTGATTTCTAAAAG gTTTGTACTAACTGCAGGACATTGCGTGCATACTAAAGGTGGACAAAGAATGAAAATTCGTTTAGGTGAATGGAACGTTCGTTCTCAAAGTGAACCATCACCTCATGAGGACATTGATATTGAACATCGTTAT ATTCATCCAGATTATACTCCGAAGGATTTTCGAAATGATATTGCTTTAGTTCGATTAGCAAGAGATGTGgagtttaaagaaaatatccttCCA gcTTGTCTACCAACATATGGTGAATCATTTATTGGGAGATACGCTAAGGTTATTGGTTGGGGAAGAACTCAACATG GCCTAAGCAAAACTCCGTCAATTCTACAGGAAGTAAGTGTTCGAGTGATAGCACCAGATGTATGTCAGCAATGGTTTCGACAAGCTAATAGAAAAGAGACCATTTATGGTAACAATTTCATTTGTGCTGGTTATGAAGAGGGAGGTAGAGACTCATGTCAAGGGGATTCTGGTGGCCCATTAGTAACTGTTATAGATGGACGACATGTTCTTATAGGAGTGGTGTCATGGGGAATTGGATGCGCAAGACCTCATCTTCCAGGCGTGTACACCAACATTGCAAACTATGTAGACTGGGTCTATGAAGTAATTCGATAA